In Halorussus limi, a genomic segment contains:
- a CDS encoding CehA/McbA family metallohydrolase: protein MYAVDLHAHTRFFHGHGRVAEHYDPLGVRLLAGAARMRGLDGVALTNHDYYRSFDLGDGPDSTGPFAATIPGIEVTTTHGHVLVVGPDPPTRTEPGDLSPEEAVELAHDRGCAAIVAHPYRNSTVREVEADFDAIEVNGKHPRTEEWVRELADRHDLPLVGGSDAHYPVEVGRAYTEIEADELTPESVVAAIREGRVRPRVHRGPFNRALRTLYRRVHEEKGGLQNPEWLETPGVGEPPK, encoded by the coding sequence GTGTACGCAGTCGATTTGCACGCCCACACGCGATTCTTCCACGGGCACGGGCGGGTCGCGGAGCACTACGACCCGCTGGGGGTCCGACTGTTGGCGGGGGCCGCGCGGATGCGGGGACTCGACGGAGTGGCGCTGACCAACCACGACTACTATCGCTCGTTCGACCTCGGCGACGGACCGGACTCGACCGGACCGTTCGCGGCGACGATTCCCGGCATCGAGGTCACGACGACCCACGGTCACGTCCTCGTGGTCGGCCCGGACCCGCCGACCCGGACCGAACCGGGCGACCTCTCGCCCGAGGAGGCGGTCGAACTCGCCCACGACCGCGGGTGCGCGGCCATCGTCGCCCATCCGTACCGCAACAGCACCGTCCGGGAGGTGGAGGCGGACTTCGACGCCATCGAGGTCAACGGCAAACACCCCCGGACCGAGGAGTGGGTCCGGGAACTCGCCGACCGCCACGACCTGCCGCTGGTCGGCGGGAGCGACGCCCACTACCCCGTCGAGGTCGGACGGGCCTACACCGAAATCGAGGCCGACGAACTCACGCCCGAGTCGGTCGTCGCGGCCATCCGCGAGGGTCGGGTCAGGCCCCGGGTCCACCGCGGTCCGTTCAATCGCGCGCTCCGGACGCTCTACCGGCGGGTCCACGAGGAGAAGGGAGGACTCCAGAACCCCGAGTGGCTGGAGACGCCGGGCGTCGGCGAACCGCCGAAGTGA